The window TTCGCCCAGGTGGTCATCCAGTCTACCCGCGAGCTGAAGGTGGACGAGTCGATCGTCAACGTCAACGGCGGCGCCATCGCGCTCGGCCACCCGATCGGCATGTCCGGCGCCCGGCTCGTACTCACCCTGGCTCTCGAACTGCAGCGGCGCGGCGGCGGTCTCGGCGCGGCCGGCCTGTGCGGCGGCGGTGGCCAGGGCGACGCGCTGATCATCAAGGTCCCCGCGGCGTGACGGTTCCGTCTTCGCCGCCGGTCGGTGCCGCGTCCGGCGGCACCGGCGGCGGCCGGCGGTCGCGTGACGTGCCGACCCTGGTCGCCCGGGCCCGGGAGGGCGACGCCCGGTCGGTGGCCCGCCTGATCAGCCTGGTCGAGAACGACGATCCGGCCCTGCCTGAGGTGGCCGCCGCGATGGCGTCGCACGCCGGGCGGGCCCAGGTCGTGGGGCTCACCGGCGCACCCGGCGTGGGCAAGTCGACCACCACGAACGAGCTGGTCCGCGCCCTGCGTGCGGCCGGACACCGGGTCGGTGTGCTGGCGGTCGACCCGTCCAGCCCGTTCACCGGCGGGGCGATCCTCGGCGACCGGATCCGGATGCAGGACCACACCGCCGACTCCGGGGTCTACATCCGCTCGATGTCCAGCCGCGGCCAGCTCGGCGGGCTGTCGGCGGCCACGCCGCAGGCGGTCCGGGTGCTGGAGGGCGCCGGTTGCGACGTGATCCTGGTCGAGACGGTCGGCGTCGGCCAGGCCGAGGTGGAGATCGCCTCGCTCGCCGACACCACGCTGGTGCTGCTGGCGCCCGGGATGGGTGACGCGATCCAGGCCGTGAAGGCGGGCGTGCTGGAGATCGCCGACGTCTTCGTGATCAACAAGGCGGACCGGCCCGGCGCCGACGCCACCTACCGTGACATCCAGGGCATGCTCGCCCTCGGCGAGCGCGGCCCGGGTGAGTGGCGGCCGCAGGTGGTCCGCGCGGTCGCCGTCAAGAACGAGGGCATCGACGACGTGGTGGCCGCGATCGGCAAGCACCGCGAGTGGCTGGAGAGCACCGGCAACCTGCAGAACCGGCGTGAGCAGCGGGCCGCCGCGGAGATCTCGGCGCTGGCGCTGGGCACGCTGCGGGCCCGGATGGGCGACCTGCGCGGCGGTGCGGCGCTGCCGGCCCTCGCCACCCGTGTCGCGAACGGGGAGATCGACCCGCACGCCGCCGCCGCCGAGCTGCTGGCGAGCCTCTAGCCGTCAGCCGAAGCGGGCCAGCGTCTGCTCGATCAGGGCGCGGTCCCAGTGCAGGGTGCCGTCGTCCAGCTCGGCGATCAGCGCGCGCAGCCAGGTGATCTCGGCGCGCAGCATGCCGGCCCGGTACTCGTCCTCGATCAGGAACAGCCGGGGCAGCCCGGGCGGAGCCTGCGCGTCGACCGCCCCGGCCCGCTCGGTCAGCCTCTCCACCCGGCGTTCCAGCAGCTCGCGCGTCTCGGCCGGGGTGAGCATCGGCAGGAATGCGAGCGCCACCGGGAACTCCGGGAACTCGCGTGCCGGCTCCGGCAGCATCTCCAGCAGCCAGCGCCGCAGGCTGGCCGCGCCCTCCTCGGTCACCTCGTAGACGGTCCGTTCGGGACGGCCGGGCTCGCGGCTGGTCTCACCGGGGCGGGCCAGTCCCTCCCGTACCAACCGATCGAGGGTTTGGTAGACGCTGTTGCGCTGCGCGACGTTGACCAGCTGGTCCTGACCGCGCTCCTTGATCACCTGCTGCATCCGGTACGGGTGCATCGGCGCCTCCACCAGTAGAGCCAGCAGAACCATCGCCAGGGGAGACCGCTTCATGCGGGTCAGCTTAGGGGTTGACGGTTCATAGTCATCTCATCAATAGTTATTTTATGACTAAAGCAGAGCAGGACGTCATCGTCATCGGTGGCGGCATCGCCGGGACCGCCGCCGCCATCGCCCTCAAGCTCGCCGGCCGCACCCCGGTGATCCACGAGGCCCACCGGCCGGGTGCGGCCGAGCGTGGCGTCTTCCTGACCATCGCGGTGAACGGGGTGAACGCGCTGCGGGCCCTCGGCGCGGACCCGGCGGTCGTGCTGGCCACCGGGTTCGCCACGCCCCGGCTCGCGCTGCGCCGCGCCTCCGGCCGGCTACTGGCCGAGTTGCCGCTCGGCGGCCCGGAGCCGGACGGGACGGTCACCACCACGATCCGGCGCGCCGACCTCTACGCGGCGCTGCGGGCCGAGGCCGAACGGCGGGGCGTCGAGATCGTGTACGGCCACCGACTCACCACCGCCCGCTCCGGGCCGCACGGCGTCACCGCGGAGTTCACCAACGGCCGCTCGGTCACCGGAGAGCTGCTGGTCGGTGCGGACGGGCTGAACTCGCGTACCCGTACCGCCCTGGATCCGTCCTCGCCCGCGCCGCACTTCCTCGGCCTCCTCGACACCGGCGGTTTCACCGACGCACCGGTCGATCCCGCGTCGGTCCCGCCGCCCGGGATCATGCAGATGTCGTTCGGTCGGAAGGCCTTCTTCGGCTGGACCGCGGGCCCGGACGGCCGGGTCTGGTGGTTCGCCAACCCACCGCGCAAGCGCCCGGTCGAGTCCGGTGAGTTCACCGCCGAAACCTGGCGCGCCCACCTGCTGGACCTGCTCGAGGGTGAGCCCGGCGCCGACCTGATCCGCGCCACCGGCGAGATCCTCGGCCCGTGGAGCACCCGCGACCTGCCCCGGGTGCCGGTCTGGCACAGCGACCGGATGGTGCTGGTCGGCGACGCGGCGCACGCGGTCGCGCCGTCGTCCGGGCAGGGCGCCTCGCAGGCGCTGGAGGACGCCGTGGTGCTCGGGCACAGCCTGCGTGCGCACCGCGATCAGGCGGCGGGGCTGACTGCCTACGAGGCCGCGCGTCGACCGCGGGTCGAGAAGGTGGTCGCGCACGGGCGGCGGACCAGCAGCACCAAGGTCGCCGGGCCGGTCGGGGCGGCGATCCGGGACGCGATGACGCCGCTGGTGATGCGGATGCTGCACCGGAAGGGGGACCCGCAGGCCTGGATCTTCGAGCACCGGGTGCCGATGCTCGCGCAGTCGTCGCGGTGAGTCGTCGGTGTCGCGGTGAGGTCGTGGGGGCCCCGGCGGCGTTGGCGGGCGCCACCGGGGCCTCTGGGGAACTGCCTGCCCTCCACTCTCGTTACCGGCGGGTCGGGCGGCAACGGGGAAAACCCTTGCGGTGAGCCGGTCCAGAGGCCTTAGCGATCGTTCAGTTCTGATCTAACATGGCAGGTATGGATGCAGCCGAGATCCACTCCGGCCGAGAGCGCTGGCAACGACGCTACGATGCGGCCCGCAAGCGGGACGCCGACTTCACCACGCTCTCCGGGGCCACGGTGGAACCGGTCTACGGGCCACCCGAGGGCATCGCCTACCCCGGCTTCGAGCGCATCGGATGGCCCGGTGAGTACCCGTTCACCAGAGGGCTGCACCCGACCGGCTACCGCGGGCGGACCTGGACCATCCGGCAGTTCGCGGGGTTCGGCAACGCCAGCCAGACCAACGAGCGCTACAAGATGATCCTGGCCGCCGGCGGTGGCGGGCTCAGCGTCGCGTTCGACATGCCCACCCTGATGGGCCGCGACTCCGACGAGCCCGAGGCGCTCGGCGAGGTCGGCCACTGCGGGGTCGCCATCGACTCGGCCGCCGACATGGACGTGCTCTTCGAGGGCATCCCGCTGCAGGACGTCACCACCAGCATGACCATCTCCGGACCCGCCGTTCCGGTCTTCTGCATGTATCTGGTGGCCGCCGAGCGGCAGGGCGCCGACCTCTCGAAACTCGACGGCACCCTGCAGACCGACATCTTCAAGGAGTACATCGCGCAGAAGGAGTGGCTGTTCGCGCCGGAGCCGCACCTGCGCCTGATCGGCGACCTGATGGAGTACTGCGCCCGGGAGATCCCCAGGTACAAGCCGCTGTCGGTCAGCGGCTACCACATCCGGGAGGCCGGCTCGACCGCCGCGCAGGAGTTGGCGTACACCCTCGCCGACGGTTTCGGCTACGTCGAACTCGGCCTGTCCCGCGGCCTCGACGTCAACACCTTCGCCCCCGGCCTGAGCTTCTTCTTCGACGCGCACGTCGACTTCTTCGAGGAGATCGCCAAGTTCCGCGCCGCTCGCCGCATCTGGGCCCGGCACCTGCGCGACGACTACGGCGCCACCAGTGAGAAAGCGCTGTGGCTGCGGTTCCACACGCAGACCGCCGGTGTCTCACTGACCGCGCAGCAGCCGGTCAACAACGTGGTCCGGACCGCGGTCGAGGCCCTGGCCGCGGTCCTCGGCGGCACCAACTCGCTGCACACCAACGCCCTCGACGAGACCCTCGCGCTGCCCACCGACGAGTCCGCCGAGATCGCCCTGCGTACCCAGCAGGTGCTGATGGAGGAGACCGGGGTCGCCAACGTGGCCGACCCGCTCGGCGGATCGTGGTATGTGGAGGCGCTCACCGACCGCATCGAGGCCGAGGCCGAGGAGATCTTCACCCGGATCCGCGAGCTCGGCCACGACGGCACCATCACCGCGGGCATCCTGCGCGGCATCGAGGACGGGTGGTTCACCTCGCACATCGCCGAGGCGGCGTTCGCGTACCAGCAGGCGCTGGAGAAGAACGCCAAGAAGGTGGTCGGGGTCAACGCGCACACCGGCACGGTCGCCAAGGACCTGGAGATCCTCCGGGTGTCCCACGAGGTCGAGCAGGTCCAGGTCCGCGACCTCACCGACCGCAAGGACAATCGCGACGGGGTACGGGTGAAAGCCGCCCTGGAACATCTGATCACGGTGGCCCGCACCGGCGAGAACATGATCCCGGCCATGCTCGACGCGGCCCGCGCCGAAGCCACCCTCGGCGAGATCTGCGGCATCCTCAAATCCGAGTGGGGCATCTACCGCGAGCCGCCGCGCTTCTGACCCGTACCCCGGTGCGATCTCGTGGGGTCGGCGGACCTCGCGGGATCGCGGCGGGCGAGGGGGTCGGAGCGCGGGAGATGTGGGGTGTGACGTCCGATATCGGCGGCCGGTGGCGGCGCGAACAGCCGTGACAGCGTGCGAGACTAGGTAACCATGAGCGACCCACGGACCACTCCGTCGATCTTCACCCGCGGCGCGGTCGATCTCAGCGCGCTGCGCCCCTCGACGTCGGCCAGACCGGCCGCGCCGAGCCGTCCCGCCGCCGCCCCGGCCTCCCCGGCCGACGGGATTCCCGGCGCCGTACCGGGCTCAGCGTCCGGTGGTGTTCCCGGCAACGTGCCCGGTGTGACGCCGGACGTGATCATCGACGTCACCGAGGCTGATTTCCAGTCCGTTCTGGAGCAGTCCCTGACCACGCCGATCCTGCTGGATTTCTGGGCCGACTGGTGCGAGCCCTGCAAGAAGCTCTCGCCGGTGCTGGAGAAGCTGGCCGTGGAGTATGGCGGCTCGTGGATCCTCGGCAAGGTCAATGTGGACCTCAATCCGCGTCTCGCGCAGGTCTTCCGGGTGCAGGGCATCCCGCAGGTGACGGCCCTGATCGGCGGGCAGCCGGTCGAGGGCTTCAGCGGTGTCCTCTCCGAGGCCCAGGTCCGGCAGTATGTCGATGCCGTCCTCAAGGCGGCCGGTGTGAGTGTGGCCGCGCCGGAGGACCCCCGTCTCGACGCCGCCGACGACGCCCTGATGGGTGGCGACCTGGACGCGGCCGAGGCGGCGTACCGGAAGATCCTCGCCGAGTCGCCCGCCGACGCGGCCGCCGAGTCCGGCCTGGCCCAGGTGGAGCTGTACCGGCGGATCGCCGGCGTCGACCCGTCGACCGCGCTGGCCAAGGCCGACGCCGACCCGGAGGACTTCGAGGCGCAGCGGCTCGCCGCCGACATCGAGGTGCTGAGCGGGCAGGCCGCCGAGGCGTACGCCCGGTTGATCGCCCTCGTCAAGAAGACGGTCGGTGACGACCGCGACGCGGTGCGCAAGCACCTTTTGTCGTTGTTCGCCGTTGCCGGGCCGGACGACCCCGCGGTCGCCGGCGCAAGACGTGCACTGGCCAGCGCACTCTTCTAAGCTGCGGCTTCACAACGAAGGGGGGCGTCGTGCGCCGCATCGCCGTTCTGGACGCACCGTCCAATCTCGGCCTGCGCCCGCCGACCGCGACGTCGGTGCCGGGCTGCGCCAAGGCGCCCGGCGCCCTCCGCGACCAGGGTCTGCTCACCAGACTCGGGGCCCGCGACGCGGGCTGTCTCACCCCGCCGCGATATGACCCGGGCGACTGGCGCCCGGGCGACGGGGTCGCCCACGCGGCCGAGATCGCGGCCTACTCCCGCGCGCTCGCCGACCGGATCGGGGCGATCATCGACGGCGGCGAGTTCCCGGT of the Actinoplanes sichuanensis genome contains:
- the meaB gene encoding methylmalonyl Co-A mutase-associated GTPase MeaB: MTVPSSPPVGAASGGTGGGRRSRDVPTLVARAREGDARSVARLISLVENDDPALPEVAAAMASHAGRAQVVGLTGAPGVGKSTTTNELVRALRAAGHRVGVLAVDPSSPFTGGAILGDRIRMQDHTADSGVYIRSMSSRGQLGGLSAATPQAVRVLEGAGCDVILVETVGVGQAEVEIASLADTTLVLLAPGMGDAIQAVKAGVLEIADVFVINKADRPGADATYRDIQGMLALGERGPGEWRPQVVRAVAVKNEGIDDVVAAIGKHREWLESTGNLQNRREQRAAAEISALALGTLRARMGDLRGGAALPALATRVANGEIDPHAAAAELLASL
- a CDS encoding PadR family transcriptional regulator, with protein sequence MKRSPLAMVLLALLVEAPMHPYRMQQVIKERGQDQLVNVAQRNSVYQTLDRLVREGLARPGETSREPGRPERTVYEVTEEGAASLRRWLLEMLPEPAREFPEFPVALAFLPMLTPAETRELLERRVERLTERAGAVDAQAPPGLPRLFLIEDEYRAGMLRAEITWLRALIAELDDGTLHWDRALIEQTLARFG
- a CDS encoding FAD-dependent oxidoreductase, encoding MTKAEQDVIVIGGGIAGTAAAIALKLAGRTPVIHEAHRPGAAERGVFLTIAVNGVNALRALGADPAVVLATGFATPRLALRRASGRLLAELPLGGPEPDGTVTTTIRRADLYAALRAEAERRGVEIVYGHRLTTARSGPHGVTAEFTNGRSVTGELLVGADGLNSRTRTALDPSSPAPHFLGLLDTGGFTDAPVDPASVPPPGIMQMSFGRKAFFGWTAGPDGRVWWFANPPRKRPVESGEFTAETWRAHLLDLLEGEPGADLIRATGEILGPWSTRDLPRVPVWHSDRMVLVGDAAHAVAPSSGQGASQALEDAVVLGHSLRAHRDQAAGLTAYEAARRPRVEKVVAHGRRTSSTKVAGPVGAAIRDAMTPLVMRMLHRKGDPQAWIFEHRVPMLAQSSR
- a CDS encoding acyl-CoA mutase large subunit family protein; this translates as MDAAEIHSGRERWQRRYDAARKRDADFTTLSGATVEPVYGPPEGIAYPGFERIGWPGEYPFTRGLHPTGYRGRTWTIRQFAGFGNASQTNERYKMILAAGGGGLSVAFDMPTLMGRDSDEPEALGEVGHCGVAIDSAADMDVLFEGIPLQDVTTSMTISGPAVPVFCMYLVAAERQGADLSKLDGTLQTDIFKEYIAQKEWLFAPEPHLRLIGDLMEYCAREIPRYKPLSVSGYHIREAGSTAAQELAYTLADGFGYVELGLSRGLDVNTFAPGLSFFFDAHVDFFEEIAKFRAARRIWARHLRDDYGATSEKALWLRFHTQTAGVSLTAQQPVNNVVRTAVEALAAVLGGTNSLHTNALDETLALPTDESAEIALRTQQVLMEETGVANVADPLGGSWYVEALTDRIEAEAEEIFTRIRELGHDGTITAGILRGIEDGWFTSHIAEAAFAYQQALEKNAKKVVGVNAHTGTVAKDLEILRVSHEVEQVQVRDLTDRKDNRDGVRVKAALEHLITVARTGENMIPAMLDAARAEATLGEICGILKSEWGIYREPPRF
- a CDS encoding tetratricopeptide repeat protein, encoding MSDPRTTPSIFTRGAVDLSALRPSTSARPAAPSRPAAAPASPADGIPGAVPGSASGGVPGNVPGVTPDVIIDVTEADFQSVLEQSLTTPILLDFWADWCEPCKKLSPVLEKLAVEYGGSWILGKVNVDLNPRLAQVFRVQGIPQVTALIGGQPVEGFSGVLSEAQVRQYVDAVLKAAGVSVAAPEDPRLDAADDALMGGDLDAAEAAYRKILAESPADAAAESGLAQVELYRRIAGVDPSTALAKADADPEDFEAQRLAADIEVLSGQAAEAYARLIALVKKTVGDDRDAVRKHLLSLFAVAGPDDPAVAGARRALASALF